TGTACCTGACGGCGTTAGCGTGCCTGAGGTTCCTAGTATACCCGTTGAGATGGAGGCCAAGGGCGAGAGGGTTAAAGTCGGGGATGATGGGTATGGCGGGTTCGCTGATGAGATTTTTTAGTTGTGCAAGAAAGAGATGATGAGATGGGAAAATGATAGGGGATGAGAGCTGGAGTGTGTTTCTCTCGTCATGAAAAAGATTGGAAGGTGCCTTGGAAGACGAGAGTAATCTCTGTCTTTGGGCGGAGAAAAAAACTTCCCTTTAGTCTTTGAGTTCTGGCAGAACGACGCCTTTTGCATAGGCGTTGTTTGGGtatttcttctttttctttttttATTTCCTTTCCCGTCTATTTCCTTTACACTTACCCTTCTCACTTACGTTTTGTtttcatcatcatcatcagccgcctctctctctctcacTCTCCCAATCAGAGAGAAAGAGATGAGGGCTTGGGTCTGCGTGGATTAATTTCCTAATCTTCTCCTTCTCTCGCTTGTCCGTCAGAAGTCATCATCATCACTGCTTTGTTGCTTTATCTGGATATTTTGTTTGGTTTTTACCATATGAAGAGACGAACAACGACATAACTATTTTACGATACAGGATACGCGGACTGGACTTGGCATATTTGTATATACGCTAGTCGGTTTCTGTAAATGGATTTCCCCGTCGCTCTTTCTCTTTTGAAGGGAGGGAGGGGGAATGGCATTAATTTCTATTTTACTTTTTGATCGAGTTTCTGTGGGTGGTTATGGTGAATGTGATGGTTCTTGATACTTCTCCTTCTGGCACAGTACAGAAGATGGTAGATGGATGAGCAAACGTATAGGTATAACAGCCCCAGATCATATAACAGGCAGGTTGTCATTTTTCCCATACAACACACAGTCCCTCACTACAACTCACTAAACAACCTTTTTTCGCAACCAAAAACCAACATGGAAAACACGCCTCCCCCTCCTGTCTTAACCGTTAAaatcctcatcctcagctTCCTTATAGCCATCACACTCACTCTCGCACTAGCAGCCTGGCTACTATATCCATACCGCTTCCCACGAGCATTTCCTAGATTGCCTTTGGAGGACGATGTTTGGGATAGGGCGATTATGCGTGTGATTGGTGTGTATGATTTTGAGGGACGGGAGATAGAGATGGGTAATAGTGGGAAAGAGGGGGATGGGtatgaggatgagggagtGGTAGAGGAGAAGAGGGAGGTTGATAGAGATGAGGATGAAGGTGTGGTAGAGGAGGAAGATAGTGAGGATGAGAGGGAGGTGAAAAGGAAGAGGTACAGGTACAGGAATTTGAATAGGAAGAAGATGGAGAAGCggaaggagaggaagaaggCGAGTGGGGAAGGCGTGTGAGGAGAGCGGGAAAGTATGGATAGCATGGCTGTATGTGGCTGTGTGTGGTTGTATGGTTTGAGGCTGATGGAGATGGGTGGGTTGGATGAGCTAGAGTTGTTGGGTTGAATGATGGGTTGTA
This sequence is a window from Pyrenophora tritici-repentis strain M4 chromosome 4, whole genome shotgun sequence. Protein-coding genes within it:
- a CDS encoding Amelogenin multi-domain protein; protein product: MENTPPPPVLTVKILILSFLIAITLTLALAAWLLYPYRFPRAFPRLPLEDDVWDRAIMRVIGVYDFEGREIEMGNSGKEGDGYEDEGVVEEKREVDRDEDEGVVEEEDSEDEREVKRKRYRYRNLNRKKMEKRKERKKASGEGV